A stretch of the Paramormyrops kingsleyae isolate MSU_618 chromosome 16, PKINGS_0.4, whole genome shotgun sequence genome encodes the following:
- the LOC111845420 gene encoding ORM1-like protein 1, with the protein MNVGVAHSEVNPNTRVMNSRGIWLTYALGVGLLHIVLLSIPFFTVPVVWTLTNVIHNLGMYLFLHAVKGTPFETPDQGKARLLTHWEQLDYGVQFTSSRKFFTISPIILYFLASFYTKYDTVHFVINTSSLLSVLIPKLPQLHGVRIFGINKY; encoded by the exons ATGAATGTCGGCGTAGCGCACAGCGAGGTGAACCCCAATACTCGCGTCATGAACAGCCGGGGCATCTGGCTTACATACGCGCTGGGAGTCGGCTTGCTTCACATAGTCCTGCTCAGTATCCCTTTCTTCACTGTTCCCGTTGTCTGGACCCTCACTAATGTTATACACAATCTG GGAATGTACTTGTTCCTGCATGCGGTAAAAGGAACTCCCTTTGAAACTCCCGACCAGGGAAAGGCACGGCTGCTCACGCACTGGGAGCAGCTGGATTACGGTGTGCAGTTTACCTCTTCCAGAAAGTTCTTTACCATCTCACCAATAATCCT ATATTTCCTTGCCAGTTTCTACACAAAGTATGACACAGTGCACTTCGTGATCAACACTTCTTCTCTGCTGAGTGTGCTCATCCCCAAGTTACCGCAGCTACACGGAGTCCGCATCTTTGGGATTAATAAGTATTGA
- the adat3 gene encoding probable inactive tRNA-specific adenosine deaminase-like protein 3 → MEPQCKRRKATQDEPVSWEVLPVLSDEQSQDTQLLDAYAAPIINKRETSRLVKELATIYPLTGLQHIKRVRACKDSSTPHPLEIIVCLVSDLQESHGEVSISDLSSGKFDRNGLGELFLVKIPACPPLTRPQFELASKHWPTSFHEDKQVTVALKGQLFTADQKAKMQEYMLTAITAAKAGQAAGMDSVGAVIVDPQMDRVLAVGHDCRGGSHPLHHAVMVCIDLVARGQGGGAYEYQYPTCQFSAPSSSPGLSIRCPVGLEVKDEVDEAKQSGLPYICTGYEVYVTREPCVMCAMALVHSRISRVFYGSASADGALGTRYKIHTQKDLNHHFEVFKGVLQQECDDLNGIAF, encoded by the coding sequence CTTTCAGACGAGCAGTCCCAGGATACGCAGTTGTTGGATGCTTACGCTGCGCCCATCATTAACAAGAGAGAAACATCTCGCCTCGTTAAGGAGCTGGCCACGATTTATCCCTTGACTGGTCTTCAGCACATCAAACGAGTGAGAGCATGTAAAGACAGTAGCACCCCACACCCTTTGGAGATTATTGTCTGTTTGGTAAGTGACTTACAAGAAAGCCACGGAGAGGTATCCATTTCAGATTTATCTTCTGGCAAATTTGATAGAAATGGTTTGGGGGAGCTGTTCTTGGTGAAAATACCAGCATGTCCTCCACTTACACGGCCTCAGTTTGAACTGGCCAGCAAACACTGGCCGACTTCCTTCCATGAAGATAAGCAAGTCACTGTGGCTCTTAAGGGACAGCTGTTTACTGCTGACCAAAAAGCAAAAATGCAGGAGTACATGCTAACTGCTATCACGGCAGCGAAAGCAGGACAGGCAGCAGGGATGGATTCTGTCGGCGCCGTCATTGTTGATCCACAAATGGACAGAGTTCTAGCTGTGGGACATGACTGCAGAGGAGGATCGCACCCCTTGCATCACGCTGTGATGGTCTGCATTGATCTTGTGGCTCGTGGCCAGGGGGGTGGAGCTTATGAGTACCAGTACCCCACCTGTCAGTTTTCTGCACCCAGTTCTTCACCCGGCTTGAGCATCAGGTGCCCCGTTGGCCTGGAGGTTAAAGATGAGGTGGATGAAGCAAAACAAAGTGGACTTCCCTATATCTGCACAGGGTATGAAGTGTATGTCACCCGAGAGCCCTGTGTGATGTGCGCCATGGCGCTGGTGCACTCCAGGATAAGCAGGGTGTTTTACGGAAGTGCTTCTGCCGATGGGGCTTTAGGAACCAGATACAAGATCCACACGCAGAAGGATCTGAACCACCATTTTGAAGTTTTTAAAGGCGTTCTGCAACAGGAGTGTGACGATCTCAACGGTATAGCATTTTAA